From Camelus bactrianus isolate YW-2024 breed Bactrian camel chromosome 35, ASM4877302v1, whole genome shotgun sequence, a single genomic window includes:
- the ANKRD16 gene encoding ankyrin repeat domain-containing protein 16 isoform X3, with protein sequence MAAPADPRRLCRLVQEGQLCALREELRAAGRVGCPGPAGDTLLHYAARHGRRDVLAYLVEAWDMDIEVANRDYKRPLHEAASMGHRDCVRYLLGRGAAVDCLKKADWTPLMMACTRRNLEVVQDLVEHGANPLLKNKDGWNSFHIASREGDPLILQYLLDVCPAAWKTESKTGRTPLHTAAMHGCLEAVKVLLERCQYEPDGRDKCGLTPFMDAIQCGHINVARLLLQKHKACVSAEDSLGAQAVHRAAVTGQNDAIRFLVSELGVDVDMRAASTHLTALHLAAKVCLNTQEGHVSTVQTLLSLGADISSKDERDRSALHLACAGQHAACVEFLLCSGLGDSPDKAGTLAEQLARSADVLQCFDHSWATGGRS encoded by the exons ATGGCCGCTCCCGCGGACCCGCGGCGGCTGTGCCGGCTGGTGCAGGAAGGCCAGCTGTGCGCCCTGCGGGAGGAGctgcgggcggcggggcgcgtcGGCTGCCCGGGGCCGGCCGGGGACACGCTCCTGCACTACGCCGCCCGCCACGGCCGTCGGGACGTCCTGGCCTATCTGGTCGAGGCCTGGGACATGGACATCGAGGTCGCCAACCGGGACTACAAGCGGCCTCTGCACGAGGCTGCCTCCATGGGCCACCGGGACTGCGTGCGGTACCTGCTGGGCCGAGGAGCCGCGGTGGACTGCCTGAAGAAGGCCGACTG GACCCCTCTGATGATGGCTTGCACGAGGAGGAACCTCGAGGTGGTCCAGGACCTCGTGGAGCATGGTGCCAATCCGCTTCTGAAGAACAAAGACGGCTGGAACAGTTTCCACATTGCTAGCCGGGAGGGTGACCCTCTGATCCTCCAGTACCTGCTCGATGTTTGCCCAGCTGCCTGGAAGACGGAGAGCAAGACCGGGCGGACCCCGCTGCACACGGCAG CAATGCATGGCTGTTTAGAGGCAGTAAAGGTGCTTCTTGAGAG GTGCCAGTATGAACCCGACGGCAGAGACAAGTGTGGCCTCACGCCCTTTATGGACGCGATTCAGTGTGGTCACATCAACGTGGCCAGGCTGCTGCTCCAAAAACACAAG GCCTGCGTTTCTGCCGAGGATTCCCTGGGGGCTCAGGCTGTCCACCGGGCCGCTGTCACGGGGCAGAATGATGCCATCCGATTCCTGGTCTCTGAGCTCGGCGTTGATGTGGACATGAGAGCAGCCTCCACCCACCTCACAGCGCTTCACCTCGCAGCCAAG GTTTGTCTCAACACTCAGGAGGGACACGTAAGCACAGTCCAGACGCTCTTGTCCTTGGGCGCCGACATCAGCTCTAAGGATGAAAGAGATCGATCAG ccctgcacctgGCCTGCGCCGGGCAGCACGCGGCTTGCGTCGAGTTCCTCCTGTGCTCTGGGCTCGGGGACTCTCCGGACAAGGCGGGCACCCTGGCCGAGCAGCTCGCACGGAGTGCGGACGTCCTGCAGTGCTTCGACCACAGCTGGGCAACAGGAGGGCGTTCCTAG
- the ANKRD16 gene encoding ankyrin repeat domain-containing protein 16 isoform X2, with protein MAAPADPRRLCRLVQEGQLCALREELRAAGRVGCPGPAGDTLLHYAARHGRRDVLAYLVEAWDMDIEVANRDYKRPLHEAASMGHRDCVRYLLGRGAAVDCLKKADWTPLMMACTRRNLEVVQDLVEHGANPLLKNKDGWNSFHIASREGDPLILQYLLDVCPAAWKTESKTGRTPLHTAAMHGCLEAVKVLLERCQYEPDGRDKCGLTPFMDAIQCGHINVARLLLQKHKACVSAEDSLGAQAVHRAAVTGQNDAIRFLVSELGVDVDMRAASTHLTALHLAAKEGHVSTVQTLLSLGADISSKDERDRSGLLLSPWQRCCLSPSCPGCCCCCFYYFEPHDVCEIRAPLVSVPDGCSSPGATQILHWPSLSAMYFKTSSTITF; from the exons ATGGCCGCTCCCGCGGACCCGCGGCGGCTGTGCCGGCTGGTGCAGGAAGGCCAGCTGTGCGCCCTGCGGGAGGAGctgcgggcggcggggcgcgtcGGCTGCCCGGGGCCGGCCGGGGACACGCTCCTGCACTACGCCGCCCGCCACGGCCGTCGGGACGTCCTGGCCTATCTGGTCGAGGCCTGGGACATGGACATCGAGGTCGCCAACCGGGACTACAAGCGGCCTCTGCACGAGGCTGCCTCCATGGGCCACCGGGACTGCGTGCGGTACCTGCTGGGCCGAGGAGCCGCGGTGGACTGCCTGAAGAAGGCCGACTG GACCCCTCTGATGATGGCTTGCACGAGGAGGAACCTCGAGGTGGTCCAGGACCTCGTGGAGCATGGTGCCAATCCGCTTCTGAAGAACAAAGACGGCTGGAACAGTTTCCACATTGCTAGCCGGGAGGGTGACCCTCTGATCCTCCAGTACCTGCTCGATGTTTGCCCAGCTGCCTGGAAGACGGAGAGCAAGACCGGGCGGACCCCGCTGCACACGGCAG CAATGCATGGCTGTTTAGAGGCAGTAAAGGTGCTTCTTGAGAG GTGCCAGTATGAACCCGACGGCAGAGACAAGTGTGGCCTCACGCCCTTTATGGACGCGATTCAGTGTGGTCACATCAACGTGGCCAGGCTGCTGCTCCAAAAACACAAG GCCTGCGTTTCTGCCGAGGATTCCCTGGGGGCTCAGGCTGTCCACCGGGCCGCTGTCACGGGGCAGAATGATGCCATCCGATTCCTGGTCTCTGAGCTCGGCGTTGATGTGGACATGAGAGCAGCCTCCACCCACCTCACAGCGCTTCACCTCGCAGCCAAG GAGGGACACGTAAGCACAGTCCAGACGCTCTTGTCCTTGGGCGCCGACATCAGCTCTAAGGATGAAAGAGATCGATCAG GGCTGCTGCTGTCTCCGTGGCAACGGTGCTGCCTGTCTCCTTCCTGCCCcggttgctgctgttgttgtttttattattttgagccACACGACGTATGTGAGATCAGAGCACCTTTGGTCTCAGTCCCTGATGGCTGCAGCTCTCCAGGTGCCACGCAGATTCTTCACTGGCCATCTCTCTCTGCAATGTATTTTAAAACCTCATCCACTATAACTTTTTAG
- the ANKRD16 gene encoding ankyrin repeat domain-containing protein 16 isoform X4, protein MAAPADPRRLCRLVQEGQLCALREELRAAGRVGCPGPAGDTLLHYAARHGRRDVLAYLVEAWDMDIEVANRDYKRPLHEAASMGHRDCVRYLLGRGAAVDCLKKADWTPLMMACTRRNLEVVQDLVEHGANPLLKNKDGWNSFHIASREGDPLILQYLLDVCPAAWKTESKTGRTPLHTAAMHGCLEAVKVLLERCQYEPDGRDKCGLTPFMDAIQCGHINVARLLLQKHKACVSAEDSLGAQAVHRAAVTGQNDAIRFLVSELGVDVDMRAASTHLTALHLAAKEGHVSTVQTLLSLGADISSKDERDRSALHLACAGQHAACVEFLLCSGLGDSPDKAGTLAEQLARSADVLQCFDHSWATGGRS, encoded by the exons ATGGCCGCTCCCGCGGACCCGCGGCGGCTGTGCCGGCTGGTGCAGGAAGGCCAGCTGTGCGCCCTGCGGGAGGAGctgcgggcggcggggcgcgtcGGCTGCCCGGGGCCGGCCGGGGACACGCTCCTGCACTACGCCGCCCGCCACGGCCGTCGGGACGTCCTGGCCTATCTGGTCGAGGCCTGGGACATGGACATCGAGGTCGCCAACCGGGACTACAAGCGGCCTCTGCACGAGGCTGCCTCCATGGGCCACCGGGACTGCGTGCGGTACCTGCTGGGCCGAGGAGCCGCGGTGGACTGCCTGAAGAAGGCCGACTG GACCCCTCTGATGATGGCTTGCACGAGGAGGAACCTCGAGGTGGTCCAGGACCTCGTGGAGCATGGTGCCAATCCGCTTCTGAAGAACAAAGACGGCTGGAACAGTTTCCACATTGCTAGCCGGGAGGGTGACCCTCTGATCCTCCAGTACCTGCTCGATGTTTGCCCAGCTGCCTGGAAGACGGAGAGCAAGACCGGGCGGACCCCGCTGCACACGGCAG CAATGCATGGCTGTTTAGAGGCAGTAAAGGTGCTTCTTGAGAG GTGCCAGTATGAACCCGACGGCAGAGACAAGTGTGGCCTCACGCCCTTTATGGACGCGATTCAGTGTGGTCACATCAACGTGGCCAGGCTGCTGCTCCAAAAACACAAG GCCTGCGTTTCTGCCGAGGATTCCCTGGGGGCTCAGGCTGTCCACCGGGCCGCTGTCACGGGGCAGAATGATGCCATCCGATTCCTGGTCTCTGAGCTCGGCGTTGATGTGGACATGAGAGCAGCCTCCACCCACCTCACAGCGCTTCACCTCGCAGCCAAG GAGGGACACGTAAGCACAGTCCAGACGCTCTTGTCCTTGGGCGCCGACATCAGCTCTAAGGATGAAAGAGATCGATCAG ccctgcacctgGCCTGCGCCGGGCAGCACGCGGCTTGCGTCGAGTTCCTCCTGTGCTCTGGGCTCGGGGACTCTCCGGACAAGGCGGGCACCCTGGCCGAGCAGCTCGCACGGAGTGCGGACGTCCTGCAGTGCTTCGACCACAGCTGGGCAACAGGAGGGCGTTCCTAG
- the ANKRD16 gene encoding ankyrin repeat domain-containing protein 16 isoform X1: protein MAAPADPRRLCRLVQEGQLCALREELRAAGRVGCPGPAGDTLLHYAARHGRRDVLAYLVEAWDMDIEVANRDYKRPLHEAASMGHRDCVRYLLGRGAAVDCLKKADWTPLMMACTRRNLEVVQDLVEHGANPLLKNKDGWNSFHIASREGDPLILQYLLDVCPAAWKTESKTGRTPLHTAAMHGCLEAVKVLLERCQYEPDGRDKCGLTPFMDAIQCGHINVARLLLQKHKACVSAEDSLGAQAVHRAAVTGQNDAIRFLVSELGVDVDMRAASTHLTALHLAAKVCLNTQEGHVSTVQTLLSLGADISSKDERDRSGLLLSPWQRCCLSPSCPGCCCCCFYYFEPHDVCEIRAPLVSVPDGCSSPGATQILHWPSLSAMYFKTSSTITF from the exons ATGGCCGCTCCCGCGGACCCGCGGCGGCTGTGCCGGCTGGTGCAGGAAGGCCAGCTGTGCGCCCTGCGGGAGGAGctgcgggcggcggggcgcgtcGGCTGCCCGGGGCCGGCCGGGGACACGCTCCTGCACTACGCCGCCCGCCACGGCCGTCGGGACGTCCTGGCCTATCTGGTCGAGGCCTGGGACATGGACATCGAGGTCGCCAACCGGGACTACAAGCGGCCTCTGCACGAGGCTGCCTCCATGGGCCACCGGGACTGCGTGCGGTACCTGCTGGGCCGAGGAGCCGCGGTGGACTGCCTGAAGAAGGCCGACTG GACCCCTCTGATGATGGCTTGCACGAGGAGGAACCTCGAGGTGGTCCAGGACCTCGTGGAGCATGGTGCCAATCCGCTTCTGAAGAACAAAGACGGCTGGAACAGTTTCCACATTGCTAGCCGGGAGGGTGACCCTCTGATCCTCCAGTACCTGCTCGATGTTTGCCCAGCTGCCTGGAAGACGGAGAGCAAGACCGGGCGGACCCCGCTGCACACGGCAG CAATGCATGGCTGTTTAGAGGCAGTAAAGGTGCTTCTTGAGAG GTGCCAGTATGAACCCGACGGCAGAGACAAGTGTGGCCTCACGCCCTTTATGGACGCGATTCAGTGTGGTCACATCAACGTGGCCAGGCTGCTGCTCCAAAAACACAAG GCCTGCGTTTCTGCCGAGGATTCCCTGGGGGCTCAGGCTGTCCACCGGGCCGCTGTCACGGGGCAGAATGATGCCATCCGATTCCTGGTCTCTGAGCTCGGCGTTGATGTGGACATGAGAGCAGCCTCCACCCACCTCACAGCGCTTCACCTCGCAGCCAAG GTTTGTCTCAACACTCAGGAGGGACACGTAAGCACAGTCCAGACGCTCTTGTCCTTGGGCGCCGACATCAGCTCTAAGGATGAAAGAGATCGATCAG GGCTGCTGCTGTCTCCGTGGCAACGGTGCTGCCTGTCTCCTTCCTGCCCcggttgctgctgttgttgtttttattattttgagccACACGACGTATGTGAGATCAGAGCACCTTTGGTCTCAGTCCCTGATGGCTGCAGCTCTCCAGGTGCCACGCAGATTCTTCACTGGCCATCTCTCTCTGCAATGTATTTTAAAACCTCATCCACTATAACTTTTTAG